Proteins encoded together in one Penicillium digitatum chromosome 1, complete sequence window:
- a CDS encoding Monooxygenase, putative, with translation MTLKVLICGGGVAGPALAYWLARLGHQVVIVERFPALRATGAQIDLRGQGIEAIKRMGLIDAVRRKLVDEAGVSFVDAKGNVKATILANKSGKGAQSLTSEYEIMRGDLVRIFYEATKDTVKYLFDRTVESFTESEQGVLAYFSDGSSDTFDVLVGADGQGSHIRRNILPPGEPDVYHQLGVHMAYWFVPWAEGDNNMCKSYISPGGRSILSRSHNKTETQVYFTLRSDSEELREVPKGSVGQQKLFWAEKFRDAGWQADRFIKGMETTENWFCQNVVQIRTNTWHSGRVVLLGDAAHCPSPISGMGTSTSLVGAYVLAGELARSKDLSQAFQNYSQILRPFIDEVQQFDVGWIRWVLPDSQWATSLVHLILTVVCFLRIPQLIARFSDDRGGDWKFPDYPELDDDRVNRPDIQCASEKSGDEM, from the coding sequence ATGACGTTGAAAGTTCTCATTTGTGGTGGAGGCGTTGCAGGTCCGGCCCTGGCCTACTGGCTCGCCCGACTGGGTCATCAAGTTGTCATCGTCGAACGATTCCCGGCTCTGAGAGCAACAGGTGCCCAAATTGATCTCCGTGGCCAAGGCATTGAGGCTATCAAACGAATGGGCCTCATCGACGCGGTTCGCAGAAAGCTCGTTGACGAAGCAGGCGTCTCCTTTGTTGACGCCAAGGGCAATGTTAAGGCGACGATTCTCGCTAATAAGTCTGGCAAGGGTGCACAATCTCTGACATCCGAATATGAGATCATGCGTGGGGATCTTGTGCGCATATTCTACGAAGCAACAAAAGATACAGTGAAATATCTCTTTGACAGAACGGTGGAGAGCTTCACGGAAAGTGAACAAGGGGTACTCGCGTACTTTTCTGACGGCTCTTCTGACACATTCGACGTTCTTGTTGGAGCAGATGGGCAGGGCTCGCACATTCGGAGGAACATTCTACCTCCTGGTGAGCCGGATGTATATCACCAGCTCGGGGTACACATGGCATACTGGTTCGTCCCATGGGCTGAAGGCGACAACAATATGTGCAAGTCATATATCAGCCCCGGCGGTCGATCGATCCTGTCTAGAAGCCATAACAAAACGGAAACCCAGGTCTACTTCACGCTTAGATCAGACTCCGAGGAATTACGGGAGGTTCCAAAAGGTTCAGTAGGGCAGCAAAAGCTTTTTTGGGCCGAAAAATTCCGCGATGCCGGGTGGCAGGCCGATCGCTTTATCAAGGGGATGGAGACTACAGAGAACTGGTTCTGTCAGAATGTCGTTCAAATCAGGACAAATACCTGGCACTCCGGTCGGGTCGTCCTTCTCGGTGATGCAGCGCACTGCCCTTCTCCCATAAGTGGTATGGGAACAAGCACCAGTCTAGTTGGAGCATATGTTCTGGCTGGAGAGCTTGCTCGCAGTAAAGATCTGTCTCAAGCGTTCCAAAATTACTCCCAGATTCTGCGACCGTTCATCGACGAGGTTCAGCAGTTCGACGTTGGGTGGATCCGATGGGTTCTCCCGGACTCGCAGTGGGCGACCTCTCTTGTTCATCTGATTCTCACAGTGGTTTGCTTTCTTCGCATACCACAGCTCATAGCACGATTTTCCGATGATCGGGGTGGAGACTGGAAATTCCCTGATTATCCGGAGCTGGACGACGATCGCGTTAATCGGCCAGACATTCAATGTGCGTCAGAAAAATCAGGAGATGAGATGTGA
- a CDS encoding uncharacterized protein (related to integral membrane protein) gives MDTPISNLPPEVSAIFNANMMVVQVVAMFSISAWNALEVVIAIFEKFQKYRGLYFWSMQIAAWGILVHGIPATIRYTNRTSSFAVAVPFVVGWICMVTGQAVVLYSRLHLVVTDIRQVRWVRWLITANAVVLHIPMTVLFFLNLHKIPLGHAPEIYDRFQATGFTIQDVLLCAIYVREALRALKPVFESKGPQGRRIIHRIIFVNLIGISLSIFIIIAEYRLHYLVISFRTVVYSIKLKLEFHALTQLRELTSTYACSVCQGISGTTCSATEINIFDMLANNPASPETEARNSAIVAESVSLAPYSARSCTYDFHEALRQATSTVNSFESQECSRYRMLSSDSQSTVEMTFLERPK, from the coding sequence ATGGATACCCCGATAAGTAACCTCCCTCCGGAGGTGAGCGCCATTTTCAATGCCAACATGATGGTTGTCCAGGTCGTGGCTATGTTCTCCATCTCCGCATGGAACGCACTGGAAGTTGTAATTGCCATCTTCGAGAAGTTCCAAAAGTATCGGGGGCTATACTTCTGGAGCATGCAAATTGCCGCCTGGGGAATCTTGGTACACGGTATACCGGCCACAATTCGCTATACGAACAGAACCTCTTCCTTTGCCGTGGCAGTCCCATTTGTTGTGGGCTGGATCTGCATGGTAACAGGACAAGCGGTAGTGCTGTATTCAAGGCTGCATCTCGTTGTTACCGACATCCGCCAAGTAAGATGGGTACGATGGTTGATCACAGCCAATGCTGTCGTTCTCCACATCCCAATGACCGTTTTATTCTTTCTCAACCTTCACAAGATACCGCTTGGCCACGCACCAGAAATCTACGACCGTTTCCAGGCAACCGGATTCACCATCCAAGACGTACTGCTGTGTGCCATCTACGTCCGTGAAGCACTCCGAGCGCTCAAGCCCGTCTTCGAATCCAAAGGCCCCCAAGGACGACGAATTATCCACCGAATCATCTTCGTTAATCTCATCGGCATCTCGCTCAGtatcttcatcatcatcgccgAGTACAGATTGCACTACTTGGTCATCAGCTTCAGGACAGTTGTCTACAGTATCAAGCTGAAACTTGAATTTCACGCCCTCACGCAGCTCCGCGAGCTGACAAGCACTTATGCATGCTCCGTTTGTCAGGGGATTAGTGGCACCACCTGTAGCGCAACCGAAATCAATATCTTCGACATGCTCGCAAACAATCCCGCGTCACCAGAGACCGAGGCGCGAAATAGTGCCATTGTTGCAGAGTCTGTGAGTCTGGCACCGTATTCCGCGCGCAGCTGTACGTACGATTTTCACGAGGCACTGCGCCAGGCTACGTCGACTGTGAACTCTTTTGAGTCACAGGAATGTAGTCGGTATCGAATGCTTTCGTCGGATTCGCAGTCTACGGTTGAAATGACATTTCTCGAGCGCCCGAAGTAA
- a CDS encoding Peptidase M20, whose amino-acid sequence MESTVSIHHGPYESIPATASPGLKFLHRFLPALDSLTPVENPIIPFFTPSAPILIGSDPPTAANQAVPLLEVRSRHICKFHHHVHLAWDIDLGRDIGPVQTSYNRTAPNEEAAQKGQLYAPLAGNIQMKRTVMFEATSETTFKEDPDEFAVRVREFNVLDLEGRDESDLQIVEMRVFLDQRPLQAHSASLFTGSGYSGS is encoded by the coding sequence ATGGAAAGCACCGTCTCGATCCACCATGGTCCTTACGAGTCCATTCCAGCAACAGCATCACCAGGTCTTAAATTCCTTCACCGATTCCTACCAGCACTAGACTCCCTCACTCCCGTTGAAAATCCCATTATCCCTTTCTTCACACCCAGCGCTCCCATTCTCATCGGGAGCGATCCACCAACCGCCGCAAACCAAGCAGTCCCGCTCCTCGAAGTGCGCAGTCGTCACATCTGCAAATTTCACCATCATGTGCATCTCGCCTGGGACATAGACCTTGGGAGGGACATAGGCCCCGTCCAGACATCATACAACAGGACCGCTCCCAACGAAGAAGCCGCACAAAAGGGACAGCTTTACGCCCCGCTAGCAGGGAACATTCAAATGAAACGTACGGTTATGTTTGAAGCAACATCCGAAACAACATTCAAAGAGGACCCGGACGAGTTTGCAGTCCGAGTCCGCGAGTTCAACGTCCTCGATCTGGAAGGACGTGATGAGTCGGATCTGCAGATCGTTGAAATGCGCGTCTTTTTGGATCAGAGACCTCTCCAGGCCCATTCTGCAAGTCTGTTTACGGGATCTGGTTATTCCGGATCTTAG
- a CDS encoding Glucose-methanol-choline oxidoreductase yields the protein MESPKCAYDFVIVGGGPAGCALAAGLAKSAQRPQVLLLEAGGRNDDRVLRVDGKRWTTFMDEGLNWGYKTTPQEHCNGREIDYSRGKGLGGGSVLNFGVYTVGARDDYNEWARSVGDDTFGWKEMQTRFKNLETFNGRVTP from the exons ATGGAATCCCCAAAATGCGCTTATGACTTTGTCATTGTAGGAG GTGGTCCCGCTGGTTGTGCGTTAGCTGCCGGGCTCGCCAAATCAGCCCAAAGACCTCAAGTTCTACTTCTCGAAGCAGGTGGGCGCAACGATGATAGAGTTTTGCGAGTAGATGGAAAGCGTTGGACGACATTTATGGATGAAGGCCTGAATTGGGGGTACAAGACCACGCCTCAGGAACATTGCAATGGGCGTGAGATAGACTATTCCCGTGGAAAGGGCCTGGGAGGTGGCTCGGTATTAAACTTCGGGGTCTATACCGTAGGTGCGCGGGACGACTACAACGAGTGGGCACGTAGTGTGGGTGATGATACCTTCGGGTGGAAGGAGATGCAGACCCGGTTCAAGAATTTGGAGACCTTCAATGGCCGTGTCACACCGTGA